One genomic region from Ovis canadensis isolate MfBH-ARS-UI-01 breed Bighorn chromosome 6, ARS-UI_OviCan_v2, whole genome shotgun sequence encodes:
- the LOC138931549 gene encoding WAS/WASL-interacting protein family member 3-like, translating to MGKFFEKPVNIQRERTPQLYEKQSSEKQSAAVTRGGRARVDSRKTGAAPGAFEPAQRLESDARSSAFPGDPAPEPRPLTEPAHGRRRPPLGLRAAARGPGAGRAGVPRRSWPSRRPIGRRSKRARVVTGIKWVTRPSGSPAKALSAPALRLSPPLCRSNRPQPKGALRPPDPAAHPNPTPAPQVTPAVPKGPSDGAGLHPNSREKTLSSDKQNLGFSASPPLPWPPPPGPTHTALPLPPLPGALTVWLAAAPASSLPHPGVQLRRLGTTSLAAS from the exons ATGGGCAAGTTCTTTGAAAAACCTGTCAACATACAGAGAGAAAGAACCCCACAGCTATATGAAAAACAATCATCAGAAAAACAAT CCGCCGCGGTGACCcggggcgggcgggcgcgggTGGACTCAAGGAAGACCGGCGCCGCCCCGGGAGCGTTCGAACCCGCGCAGCGGCTTGAGTCGGACGCGAGGAGTAGCGCGTTCCCCGGGGACCCAGCCCCGGAGCCGCGACCACTAACGGAACCAGCCCACGGGCGGCGGCGGCCACCGCTCGGACTGCGGGCCGCGGCGCGCGGGCCGGGTGCCGGGAGGGCGGGGGTTCCCCGGAGGAGCTGGCCGTCCCGGCGCCCCATTGGGCGCCGCTCCAAACGTGCCCGAGTTGTGACAGGAATAAAGTGGGTCACAAGGCCTAGCGGGTCCCCAGCGAAAGCCCTCTCCGCACCGGCTCTTCGGCTCTCCCCGCCCCTCTGCCGCTCGAACCGGCCTCAACCCAAGGGCGCGCTCCGGCCACCCGACCCCGCCGCGCACCCCaatcccacccctgccccgcAGGTAACCCCAGCTGTCCCGAAAGGCCCTTCAGACGGGGCGGGCCTCCACCCCAACTCCCGAGAAAAGACACTCTCGAGCGATAAGCAAAACTTGGGCTTCAGCGCCAGCCCGCCCCTCCCCTGGCCGCCGCCCCCCGGCCCCACACACACCGCCCTCCCGCTCCCCCCACTTCCCGGCGCCCTCACCGTGTGGCTTGCGGCGGCTCCGgcttcttccctcccccaccccggagTCCAGCTGCGGCGACTCGGAACCACTAGCCTTGCAGCGTCCTGA